The sequence TATGCTGGAGCGTTTGCGACCAATACTCAGGCGGGCAAAACAATCCCCCAGAATGATGGAGATGTACGTGAATTATCAGCGTCATTATGCCGATGCCCTGCAGTTTATTCAGACTCCGCCTGAGGATCTGGAAATTGTGCAGATTGCGCCCCCCACCAACCTGCGAAGCATGGTGCTGGGCTCTTCCAACGAGGTACTCAAATACGATTATCTGATCGGCAAAAGAGAAGGGCGCAAATTTTTGCGCCAATGGTTAAGACAGCAGCGCCAACGAGCCTGATTAATCCAGACTCGGTGGGTGGCTGAGGCGATCGATAAGCAGATCCAGTACCCGTTGTTTATCCACTTTGAAGCAGACTTGTTGGTTGGGTTTATTTTCCCAGCCCGGGTACGGGTAACGCCGCCCGGCCGGAGCGAAGATGGTCTGCCCCATTGCCAGACCGTCGGTGGCTACTCTGATGGGGCCTGAAAGTATCTCGAATAAACTGGAGTCGATAAGATAGGCGATGGTAGAAGGATCATGAACCATGCAGCCCGGTATGCCCAGTTCATCCCGATAATAATCAATATAGAAATCGCAGGCCCGATATAATAATTCACCCTGTCTGGGATTGGCTTCGGCAATGGCGGCGGTATGTTCCTTACTCAATAAGACCTGACTGGTGACATCCAGCCCTACCATTACCAGTGGCCAGCGCGCGGTCATCACCTTGTCTGCTGCGTGGGGGTCGCCGATGATATTGGCTTCGGCTACAGGTGAGACGTTGCCAGAGGTATGCACAGCTCCGCCCATAATCACCACTTCTTCAACCAGTCCGGCAATATCAGGGGCCTGCTCCAGCGCTTTGCCCAGATTGGTCAGGGGACCCAGGGCCACCAGGGAGATCTGGCCGGGATTGGCGCGGACCTGCTGAATAATAAAATCAACTGCGTTCTGTGATTCAGCCTGCTTATCAGAGGCCGGCCAGTCAATATTACCGAAACCGTCTGCACCATGAACAAAATCAGGATAGTTGGGTGTGTCCCGTTGCATGGGCGTACCCTGGCCCTGATAAACAGGTACAGGATAACTGGCAAACTCAGACAGGATCAGGGCATTGGCAGTGGAGCGCTCAACGGCGACATTGCCAAATACGGTGGTGAGTCCGATGACGTTCAATTCCGGTGAATTAAAGGCCAGCATAATCGCCAGCGCGTCATCCACGCCCGGATCGGTATCGATGATGATTTTTTTAGTCATGATGAATGGGTTTCCAAAAAAGTCCTTACCTGCTCTGCATCTGGTATGGATGCAATAGCTCCTGCTTTGGTGACACACAACGCGGCCGCCGCACTGGCTTGCTGCAATGCTTCACCGAGATTGTCGCTGACACAACGCCTTGCCAGAAAATAGCCGATAAAGGTATCGCCGGCGGCGGTGGTATCTGTGGCATCCACTCTGAACGCCTTGACCTGTTGTCGTTGGTCGGCAGATACATAGAGTGCGCCCTGACTACCCAAAGTAATCAGCAGATTGACTGATGACTGGCGCTGAATCGTTTCTATTGCCGCCTCCAGCTCGTTCTCCTCGCTGAGATCCTGCAGCTCGACCTGATTAACGATCAACAAATCCAGTTGTGGCAACAGTTTCAGTGTGATGGCTTTGTCCATAGGTGCTGGATTAAAAGCCACCTGCATACCCTGTTGACGGGCAAAGCGGGCACTTTGTTCCAGCAGGTTAGTCTCATTCTGCATCAGTAACCAGTCACCTGGTTGGCCCTGACTGAGTTGCTGCTGTACCCATTGCCAGTTCAGCGCACCATTGGCACCGGAGTGCAGTACGATGGCGTTCTCGGCGTCACTGTCAATCTGAATAATGGCATGGCCTGTGACCCGCTCCGTCTGCTGTTCAATACCAGAGGTATCCACGCCCAGTTGTTGTAATACCTCAATGGCAGCGTCCCCTTTGGCCACGGCACCGATATGTTTAATACTGGCCCCGGCCTTGCTGGCGGCGACCGACTGATTGGCACCCTTACCGCCGAGATTGAGATTGTAGCTCTTTGCGCTCAGCGTCTCACCGGGTCGCACAAAATGCGAAACCTGATAGCAATGGTCCCAGTTTATGGAACCGAGATTAAAAATTGTCATGATGATTTAAGACTGATAACAGTAGCTCGCCACAGGATATATGACAGGTTGAGCGAGCGCCAGTTATTCCATTTGCTATTAGGTAAAGGCCGGTTAATCCAAAGGTTAAAGCTTTGCTATCTATGTTTGTACGACTATGTTGTTCAATACACTCACAATTTTTGTTTGCATAACACTTCAGATAAGGAGCCAGGATGTTGGGACTTAGCGACAAAGCGCTGGTCAGAACCGGTGCGTTTATTGATGGCCAATGGTGCGACAGTGATGAAAGCTTTGCCGTCACCAATCCGGCCAATGGCGATACCCTGGTGCTGGTGGCCAATCACGGCGCCGGGGGAGCAGAGAAGGCTGTGGCTGCGGCACATAAGGCGTTTAAGGCCTGGGCGGCAAAAAGCGCAGGTGAGCGTGCCAGCCTGATGCGTAAATGGTACGAACTGATGATGCAGCATCAGGATGATCTTGGGCGTCTGTTGACCCTCGAGCAGGGTAAACCGCTGGCCGAGGCAAAAGGTGAAGTGGCTTATGGTGCCTCCTATATTGAATGGTTCGCAGAGGAAGCTAAGCGTGTTTATGGCGATACCATCCCTGCGCCCTCGTCGGATAAACGTGTACTGGTGATCAAGCAGCCTGTTGGCGTGGTATCCGCAGTGACACCCTGGAATTTTCCTAATGCCATGATCGCCCGTAAGGCCGCCGCAGCCTTAGCCGCAGGTTGTACTTTTGTGGTTAAGCCGGCGGCGGAAACACCGCTTTCGGCGCTGGCGATGGCGGAGCTCGCGCAGCGGGCGGGGATCCCGGACGGGGTGCTGAATGTGATCACAGGTAAAGATTCCAAAGCCATAGGTAAGGTGCTGACCGAAGATCCGCGGGTCAGAAAGTTTACCTTTACCGGTTCCACCCAGGTGGGCAAAGTACTGATATCCCAGTGCGCGAGCACGGTTAAAAAGGTATCGATGGAGCTCGGCGGTAATGCGCCTTTTATTGTTTTTGATGATGCCGATCTGGATGCGGCGGTGAAGGGGCTGCTGGCGTCTAAATTCCGCAATGCGGGTCAGACCTGTGTCTGTGCTAACCGGATTTTTGTGCACCAGAAGGTATATCAGACTTTCAGCGAAAAACTTATCGCTGCGGTGGCAGACCTTAAAATCGGCGATGGCCTCGAGCAGGGCACCACTATCGGGCCTTTGATCTCCAGTGATGCGCTGGAAAAGGTTCAGGGTCTGATTTCTGACTCCGTGTCCCAGGGCGCCAAAGTGGTGGCCGGTGGTGAAGCCGTCGATAAAGACTCATTATTCTTTAAACCAACCGTGATGACAGGTGTTACCAACCAGATGCCGGTGGCCAGCGAAGAGATCTTTGGCCCTGTGGTGCCATTGATCGCCTTTGATGATGAGCAGCAGGTGATTGATATGGCCAATGATACTGACTTTGGTCTGGCTGCCTATTTCTATGCCCGGGATATGGGACGTGTCTGGCGGGTGGCCGAAGGGCTTGAATACGGCATGGTCGGCATTAATGAAGGGGCGATTTCGAACCCGGCGGCACCTTTTGGTGGGGTTAAGCAGTCGGGTAACGGACGTGAAGGTTCCAGATATGGTCTGGATGATTATTTAGAGTGCAAATATTTGTGCATGGGAGGAATCTGAGTGAGTACCAATGCAGAGTTGCAAAGTCGTAAGCAACAGGCCATAGCCCGGGGCCAGGGTAATGTGTATCCGGTTTATGTGTCACACGCCCGCAACGCCGAAGTCTGGGATGTAGAAGGTAACCGCTATATCGATATGGGTACGGGTATCGCTGTGTGTAATACCGGTCATGCCCATCCGAAAGTGGTGGCGGCCATCACTGAGCAAGTGCAAAAGTTTTCACATACCTGTGTGATGGTCAATCCCTATCCGCAGGCGGTGGAGCTGGCAGAGAAGCTGAATAAACTGGTGCCAGGCCCGACACAGAAGAAGTCGGTATTTGTCAGCACCGGTGCTGAAGCAGTGGAAAACGCGATTAAAATTGCCCGGGCGCATACCGGGCGTCGTGGTGTGATTGCCTTTAATGGTGGTTTTCATGGCCGCACTAATATGGCCATGGCGCTGACGGGTAAAATTACTCCCTACAAATATCAGTTTGGGCCGTTTCCGGCAGATATTTTTCATGTACCTTTTCCAAATAGTCTGCATGGGGTGTCGGTAGAAGACGCACTCAAGGCATTGCAAAATCTGTTTAAAGTGGACATTGCGCCGCAGGATGTGGCGGCGATTATTATTGAGCCGATTCAGGGCGAAGGTGGTTTTTATCACGCGCCGCCAGAGTTGTTGCAGGCCCTTCGTCACCTCTGTGACGAACAGGGTATCGTGCTGATTATGGATGAGATCCAGACCGGCTTTGCCCGTACCGGCAAGTTCTTCTGTAGCGAATATGCCGATGTGGAAGCAGATATTATGACGGTGGCCAAGGGCATCGCCGGTGGTTTTCCGATTGCCGCTGTGGTGGGCAAAGCTGAAGTGATGGATGCGCCACTGCCTGGCGGTTTAGGGGGTACCTATGGTGGTTCGCCGGTAGGCTGTGCCGCAGCGCTGGCGGTGCTGGAGGTGATTGAGCAGGAACAGCTGTGTCAAAGGGCGCTGGCCATTGGCGAACAGGTGCAGGCAGCGCTGGAAAAAATCCGTGGCAAACACCCACAGGTGATCGCCGAGGTGCGTATTAAAGGGGCGATGATCGCCATTGAGCTGATGCACGACGGTGATCCGAATCAGCCGAATACTGCCCTCACCCAGGCATTGATTGCCAGTGCTGCAGAGCAGGGTCTGATCCTGCTTTCCTGTGGTTTCTATGCCAATGTTATCCGTTTGCTGCCAGCCCTTACCATAGAGGATAAGGTGCTGCAGGAAGCACTGGAGAAACTGGCAGAGCTGTTTGACCGGCTGGCCTGATCGGATCACTTAGAGTAAGAACGTTTGTTCTTACTCTAAGCCGGAGCGACCAACAATCTTCTTAACAAAGAGTAAAAATCCTACTGACGATTATCATATCCCCAGCGCTGCATCAGTTGCTGTTCTATGCCCAGGTGATCCAGCACCCTTGCCACCACAAAATCTATCAAATCGTCGATACGCTGTGGCTGGTGATAAAATCCCGGGCTGGCCGGCATAATGGTGACGCCAAGGTTGGAGAGTTTGAGCATATTCTCAAGGTGCAGGCTGGAAAGCGGCATTTCTCTGGGTACCAGAATTAACTGACCCTTTTCTTTGAGCACCACATCGGCTGCCCGCTCTATCAGGTTGTCGCTGGCGCCGCAGGCGATGGCCGATAAGGTGCCTGTGGAACAGGGGCAGACGACCATTTGTTTTGGGGCCGCCGAACCTGAGGCTACCGGTGAAAACCACTCGTCTTTACCAAAAACCCGAATCTGCTCGGATTTTGCAGCAAAGCGTTTACCCAGCCAGCCAGCGCACTCATCGGGGCGGGCCGGCAATTTAATATCCTGCTCGGTGGCCAGCACGACCCTGGCGGCTGAGGATATCAGCACAAACACCTGATACTCTGCTTTTACCAGTATCTCAAGCAGGCGAAGCGCATAGGGGGCGCCTGAAGCGCCGGTGATAGCCAGAGTAATTTGTTTTCTAAACGCCATGGTTGTTCTCCAGAGCCTGTTGCAGTTTCTGATGAATACCGCCAAATCCGCCATTGCTCATTATCAGTATATGATCACCGCGTTGTGCCTGTGTGACCAGCGCTTCGATCAGCGTGCTAAGGGTTTTGTAACAGGATAAAGGCACGACACTCGATTGTTTAAGTTCATCCACAGACCAGTTTAATCCATCGGGTTCAAACATATACACCAGATCAGCCTGCTGCCAGCTTGTTGCCAGGCTGTCCTTGTGTACGCCCTGCTTCATGGTATTTGAACGCGGCTCTAATACCGCCAGTATGCGATCTTTACCGACCTTATCACGCAAGCCCTGCACCGTTGCAGCAATTGCCGTGGGATGGTGGGCAAAATCATCATAGATACGGATATCAGCCACCACAGCTTTGAGCTGCATACGTCGTTGTACATTTTTAAACTCGCCCAGAGCGGCAATGGCATCGGCAGGCCAGACGCCTGCGTGGCGGGCGGCGGCTATCGCCATTAAGGCGTTGTGCTGATTGTATTTACCCATCAACGACCAACTGACACGACCCTGAATCTCATCATTAAGCAGGATATCGAAGCTGCTGCCATCGGCAGCGCCGTTATCGATTCTCCACTGCTGACCGGTTTTTTCGGTCTCTGTCCAGCAGCCCATTTCCAGTACCTGTTCGAGATTCTCATCATCGGCAGGGCTGATAATGCGGCCATTACCGGGCACCATTCTCAGCAAGTGGTGAAACTGGGTCTGAATTGCTCCCAGATCAGCAAAAATGTCTGCGTGATCAAATTCAAGGTTATTAAGAACTAACGTTCTTGGTCTGTAATGGACAAACTTAGAACGTTTGTCGAAAAAGGCGCTGTCATATTCATCGGCTTCGATGACAAAAAAAGGTGATGCGCCGAGTCGGGCGGACAGATTAAAGTTCTGAGGAATGCCGCCAATCAGAAAGCCGGGTTCAAGGCCAGCCGATTCAAGGATCCAGGCCAGCATACTGGCTGTGGTGGTCTTGCCATGCGTGCCAGCCACTGCCAGCACCCAGCGATCCTTAAGCAGATTATCCAGTAACCATTGTGGCCCGCTGGTATAAGCAAGGTTACGCTCCAATACGTACTCAACAGCAGGATTGCCGCGACTTAAGGCGTTGCCGATGACCACCAGGTCCGGTTCGGGTTTTAACTGCTTTGGATCGAAGCCCTCGGTCAGGGTGATCCCCAGTTGCTGCAATTGGGTGCTCATAGGGGGATAAACATTAGCATCGCTGCCGGTAACCTGATGCCCCATGGCTTTGGCCAGTGCCGCAATGCCACCCATAAAGGTGCCACAAATGCCAAGAATATGAATATGCATAAAAATAATAGATGGACGCAAGTGCCGGCAAGCCTATCAGAATCAGGCTGACAGCGACAGACTAACTGATCTGGGTTACAATCCCCGGAAAAATATAATACTAACCAGACCAGTATTTGATCCGGTTGGTATAACCCCTGTACCTACACACTCAATCTGAAGACGTAAAGGTTTAACCTATGAAACGACTTAATACACAATTACAGGAAGACGATTGTCCTCTGGAGTTGATTCTTCTTATTCGCACACTGCTGGCAGCCTGCAAGGAAATCTCGTTCCGGGTCAGTCAGGGAGCGCTGGCCGGTGTGCTGGGCTCAACCCTGAGTGACAATGTTCAGGGTGAAAGGCAGAAAAAGCTGGATGTCATCTCCAATCAGATCCTCAAGGACATTCTCAGTGAGTCAGGCTATGTCAAAGCCGTGTCTTCTGAAGAAGAAGATAAGGTCATAGGTTGTACCAATGATGGTAAATACCTGATCAGTTTCGATCCGCTGGACGGTTCTTCCAATACCGACATTAACAGTCTGATTGGTACCATCTTCTCGGTGATGCATGCGCCCCAATGGATGGAGCCGGATGATCCTTCAGCCTTCCTGCAGCCCGGTACGCAGCAGGTTGCTGCAGGTTATGTGTTGTATGGTCCTTCTACCATGCTGGCCATGACCACAGGCCGTGGAACCCATTTATACACCCTGGATAAGACTCATGGCGGCTTCCTTTTGACCCGTGAACGGGTGCAGGTGCCCAGAGAAACTCAGGAGTTTGCCATTAATACCTCTAACCAACGTCACTGGGAGCCCTGCATGCAGAAGTATATGGCTGACCTGCTGGCCGGTGATCAGGGGCCCAGAGGCAAAAATTACAATATGCGCTGGGTGGCGGCAATGGTGGGCGATATTCACAGGGTGCTGTGCCGAGGCGGCATATTTGCTTATCCCTGGGACAACAGAGAACCTGAGAAAGCCGGAAAGTTACGCCTGATGTATGAAGCCAATCCCATGGCCTTTCTGATGGAGCAAGCCGGCGGCGGTGCCTCTACAGGAAAAATGCGTATTCTTGAAGTAATGCCCGAAGATATCCATCAAAGGGTGCCGGTTATTCTGGGCTCTGCAGATGAGGTGGAAGCCTGTCTGGAGTATTTCAAGGGCAACTAATATATCGGCCAATAAAAATCTATCTGGCGCCGCCGGAAGCGATAGCGGCGCTGATAACACTGGCAATGAGTTGCAGTATCTGTACATCTACATCGTCAAAAGCATTGGTTTTTGCGGAAAAGACTTTCAGTACACCGACCAGCTGTCCGTCAGTCTGTAGCGGAACGACCAGCATGGATCTGAGCCCGACTCTTTCACAGGCCTCGGCGTCCACTCTGTTATCTGTGTTGGCGTCCTGGCAATTCAACACCTGACCTTTCTGAATACACAGGCCTGACAGGCTGGTATTGGCTTTGAGTCTTAATCCGATATTGTTTCTGGCCAAGCCCGTGGCAGCCATATAGACCATTTCATCCCCTTCAGCCAGTTCCACCACGCCGCCACTGGCAAAGGTCAGGTCTGAGGCCAGTTCTGCCATGCGCTCCATAATCTGTGTGGGATTAAGATGCTTACGGATAATTTCGGTTTGGGCGTCAATAACAGACAAAAGCTGCTGCTTAGTTAACAGTGAGGTAGAAATCGGCGATTTGCTTAGCATGGATGCCAGAGCTCCGGGTTATACTGAGCATCCATGCTTTGTTATTATTATTTTTGCATTCAGTACATTCTGTTACATTTATTTTAGCAGATGGGGATCGAACTCGTGACCTAATTTTTGTGTTTTGGTGCGGATATATATCCTGTTGTCATCGGTGATGCCGTGATCTATCGGGGTGCGGGCAACCACCTCAATCCCCAGATCTCTGAGGGCCTGAATTTTACGGGGATTATTGGTCATCAGATTAACCTTGCTGACTTTCAGACAATCAAGCATATAGCCGCAAATACTGTAGTCGCGCAGATCCGCGTCAAAGCCCAGATGTTCATTGGCCTCTACCGTATCCATGCCTTTGTCTTGCAGATGATAAGCACGGATTTTATTCAGCAGTCCTATGCCCCTGCCTTCCTGGCGTAAATAAAGTAATACCCCCTTGCCCTGCTCGACAATATTCTGCAGCGCTTTTTCCAGTTGAGCTCCACAATCGCAACGGGTACTGAAAAGGGCGTCACCGGTCAGACACTCAGAGTGAATACGTATGGGCACCACATCGTCTTCCTGCCATTGTCCGTATGACAGCGCCACATGCTCCTGTCCTGAATGTTTCTCAACAAAACCATGGATAGTAAACTGACCCCAGCGGGTCGGTAAGCGGGCAGAGCTGATGTAATCAAAAAGCGGATCTTGGTGTTTCATTAGCGTCCGGGAGTCAATCGTCTTAGGGTATAAGCAATGGGTATCATTGCGGCCATTATACACCCAAGGCGCATCTTACGCCCTGGATATTAGCAATATACTGGTGCAGAGATGGCATTAAAAACCTGAAATTCCGGCTCATTTAATCGATTTTTTCTGCTGATATTGTCAGTGGCGCGAATTCTCTGATACTGGCCGGCCTGGCAACGCCATAACCCTGGGCATAATCGACACCGATTTTTCCCAGTTCAATCATGATTTCCTTACTTTCTACGAATTCAGCCACAGTCTGCATGCCCATGGCCTTTGCCACTTCTTTTATTGAGCGAACCATGGCCATGTCCACCGGATCAATAAGCAGATCCCTGACGAAACTGCCATCGATCTTAACGAAGTCTACCGGCAGGCTCTTCAGGTACCCATAGGAGGAGAAACCACTGCCGAAATCATCCAGTGCAAACTGGCAACCCAGCTGATGGAAAGTCTTTATAAACTGTAAGGTCTCATCCATTTTGATAATGGCAACGCTCTCGGTGATCTCAAAACAAATCTTGTTATAGGGAATGGCATATTTTTCAAAGGCGTTGAGCACGAACAGACGCAACTCTTTGTCACCCAGAGAATGGCCACTGAGATTGATATTGGCCTTAACCAATTGCTGTTTATGCTGAGGATTATCAGCCAGCCACTTAAAGTAATGTTCTATCACCCACTTATCGATCTGGGCGGTCAGATTGTAACGCTCCGCTGCGGGTAAAAAGGTTCCGGGTGAAACCATTTCTTCGCCTTCCTCGCCGCGCATCCGCAACAGGATCTCGTAGTGATAGCCTTCGGCCAGTTTATGCAAAGGATGGTAATGCTGATAAAACAGTTCAAATCTGTCGTGTTGCAGTGCCTGATTAATCAGCGACACCCAATGCAATTCGGTTTCGTACCGCTGAATTTTCTCATCTTCCTTGGAGTAGGCGTGAATCTGATTACGGCCCTCCTCCTTGGCCATATAACAGGCAGAGTCAGCCATGCTGAGCAACTGTTCGGAGGTTTGAATCTGTTCGTCATAGGGCACCAGACCAATACTGATACCGAGAGTGAAAATGCGGTTTTCCCACACAAACCGGAATTGCTGCAATACATTCAGTAGTTTGTTAGCCAGCAGAAAGGCGTTGTCTTTGCTGGCCTGTTCCCCCTGGAGTAGCACGCCGAATTCATCGCCGCCGAGTCGGGCCAGCAACCCTTTGCCTTCGACCACATCATTAAGTTGCTTGGACAACTGTTTAATCAGGACGTCGCCAGCCTTATGGCCACAGGTGTCGTTGACCACTTTAAACTGATCCAGATCCATATACAGCAGGGTAAGTTCTTCGCCGCTCTGATTGGCCTGCTCCAGGGCAGATTTCAGACTGCGT comes from Lacimicrobium alkaliphilum and encodes:
- a CDS encoding nucleoside hydrolase, with product MTKKIIIDTDPGVDDALAIMLAFNSPELNVIGLTTVFGNVAVERSTANALILSEFASYPVPVYQGQGTPMQRDTPNYPDFVHGADGFGNIDWPASDKQAESQNAVDFIIQQVRANPGQISLVALGPLTNLGKALEQAPDIAGLVEEVVIMGGAVHTSGNVSPVAEANIIGDPHAADKVMTARWPLVMVGLDVTSQVLLSKEHTAAIAEANPRQGELLYRACDFYIDYYRDELGIPGCMVHDPSTIAYLIDSSLFEILSGPIRVATDGLAMGQTIFAPAGRRYPYPGWENKPNQQVCFKVDKQRVLDLLIDRLSHPPSLD
- a CDS encoding ribokinase, encoding MTIFNLGSINWDHCYQVSHFVRPGETLSAKSYNLNLGGKGANQSVAASKAGASIKHIGAVAKGDAAIEVLQQLGVDTSGIEQQTERVTGHAIIQIDSDAENAIVLHSGANGALNWQWVQQQLSQGQPGDWLLMQNETNLLEQSARFARQQGMQVAFNPAPMDKAITLKLLPQLDLLIVNQVELQDLSEENELEAAIETIQRQSSVNLLITLGSQGALYVSADQRQQVKAFRVDATDTTAAGDTFIGYFLARRCVSDNLGEALQQASAAAALCVTKAGAIASIPDAEQVRTFLETHSS
- a CDS encoding NAD-dependent succinate-semialdehyde dehydrogenase, whose amino-acid sequence is MLGLSDKALVRTGAFIDGQWCDSDESFAVTNPANGDTLVLVANHGAGGAEKAVAAAHKAFKAWAAKSAGERASLMRKWYELMMQHQDDLGRLLTLEQGKPLAEAKGEVAYGASYIEWFAEEAKRVYGDTIPAPSSDKRVLVIKQPVGVVSAVTPWNFPNAMIARKAAAALAAGCTFVVKPAAETPLSALAMAELAQRAGIPDGVLNVITGKDSKAIGKVLTEDPRVRKFTFTGSTQVGKVLISQCASTVKKVSMELGGNAPFIVFDDADLDAAVKGLLASKFRNAGQTCVCANRIFVHQKVYQTFSEKLIAAVADLKIGDGLEQGTTIGPLISSDALEKVQGLISDSVSQGAKVVAGGEAVDKDSLFFKPTVMTGVTNQMPVASEEIFGPVVPLIAFDDEQQVIDMANDTDFGLAAYFYARDMGRVWRVAEGLEYGMVGINEGAISNPAAPFGGVKQSGNGREGSRYGLDDYLECKYLCMGGI
- the gabT gene encoding 4-aminobutyrate--2-oxoglutarate transaminase, which codes for MSTNAELQSRKQQAIARGQGNVYPVYVSHARNAEVWDVEGNRYIDMGTGIAVCNTGHAHPKVVAAITEQVQKFSHTCVMVNPYPQAVELAEKLNKLVPGPTQKKSVFVSTGAEAVENAIKIARAHTGRRGVIAFNGGFHGRTNMAMALTGKITPYKYQFGPFPADIFHVPFPNSLHGVSVEDALKALQNLFKVDIAPQDVAAIIIEPIQGEGGFYHAPPELLQALRHLCDEQGIVLIMDEIQTGFARTGKFFCSEYADVEADIMTVAKGIAGGFPIAAVVGKAEVMDAPLPGGLGGTYGGSPVGCAAALAVLEVIEQEQLCQRALAIGEQVQAALEKIRGKHPQVIAEVRIKGAMIAIELMHDGDPNQPNTALTQALIASAAEQGLILLSCGFYANVIRLLPALTIEDKVLQEALEKLAELFDRLA
- a CDS encoding flavin prenyltransferase UbiX — translated: MAFRKQITLAITGASGAPYALRLLEILVKAEYQVFVLISSAARVVLATEQDIKLPARPDECAGWLGKRFAAKSEQIRVFGKDEWFSPVASGSAAPKQMVVCPCSTGTLSAIACGASDNLIERAADVVLKEKGQLILVPREMPLSSLHLENMLKLSNLGVTIMPASPGFYHQPQRIDDLIDFVVARVLDHLGIEQQLMQRWGYDNRQ
- the mpl gene encoding UDP-N-acetylmuramate:L-alanyl-gamma-D-glutamyl-meso-diaminopimelate ligase; translation: MHIHILGICGTFMGGIAALAKAMGHQVTGSDANVYPPMSTQLQQLGITLTEGFDPKQLKPEPDLVVIGNALSRGNPAVEYVLERNLAYTSGPQWLLDNLLKDRWVLAVAGTHGKTTTASMLAWILESAGLEPGFLIGGIPQNFNLSARLGASPFFVIEADEYDSAFFDKRSKFVHYRPRTLVLNNLEFDHADIFADLGAIQTQFHHLLRMVPGNGRIISPADDENLEQVLEMGCWTETEKTGQQWRIDNGAADGSSFDILLNDEIQGRVSWSLMGKYNQHNALMAIAAARHAGVWPADAIAALGEFKNVQRRMQLKAVVADIRIYDDFAHHPTAIAATVQGLRDKVGKDRILAVLEPRSNTMKQGVHKDSLATSWQQADLVYMFEPDGLNWSVDELKQSSVVPLSCYKTLSTLIEALVTQAQRGDHILIMSNGGFGGIHQKLQQALENNHGV
- a CDS encoding class 1 fructose-bisphosphatase → MKRLNTQLQEDDCPLELILLIRTLLAACKEISFRVSQGALAGVLGSTLSDNVQGERQKKLDVISNQILKDILSESGYVKAVSSEEEDKVIGCTNDGKYLISFDPLDGSSNTDINSLIGTIFSVMHAPQWMEPDDPSAFLQPGTQQVAAGYVLYGPSTMLAMTTGRGTHLYTLDKTHGGFLLTRERVQVPRETQEFAINTSNQRHWEPCMQKYMADLLAGDQGPRGKNYNMRWVAAMVGDIHRVLCRGGIFAYPWDNREPEKAGKLRLMYEANPMAFLMEQAGGGASTGKMRILEVMPEDIHQRVPVILGSADEVEACLEYFKGN
- a CDS encoding GAF domain-containing protein, which gives rise to MLSKSPISTSLLTKQQLLSVIDAQTEIIRKHLNPTQIMERMAELASDLTFASGGVVELAEGDEMVYMAATGLARNNIGLRLKANTSLSGLCIQKGQVLNCQDANTDNRVDAEACERVGLRSMLVVPLQTDGQLVGVLKVFSAKTNAFDDVDVQILQLIASVISAAIASGGAR
- the ribA gene encoding GTP cyclohydrolase II, yielding MKHQDPLFDYISSARLPTRWGQFTIHGFVEKHSGQEHVALSYGQWQEDDVVPIRIHSECLTGDALFSTRCDCGAQLEKALQNIVEQGKGVLLYLRQEGRGIGLLNKIRAYHLQDKGMDTVEANEHLGFDADLRDYSICGYMLDCLKVSKVNLMTNNPRKIQALRDLGIEVVARTPIDHGITDDNRIYIRTKTQKLGHEFDPHLLK